Proteins found in one Salinimonas lutimaris genomic segment:
- a CDS encoding adenosine deaminase, with product MSISTLIKTLPKTELHLHIEGSLEPALMWQLAGKHNIDLPYDSVAAIEAAYQFSDLQSFLDIYYAGADVLRDEDDFYQLMWAYLSRCREENIVHTEIMFDPQTHTERGIGYDIFMPGFLRAIEQAKTEWGISVQLILSFLRHLSEEEAFDTLALAETWYPHISAIGLDSSELGHPPEKFKRVFDKVRALGFKIVAHAGEEGPADYIWQALDLLQVDRIDHGVRCQEDPALLERVKQEQIPLTVCPLSNLKLKVIDDMRQHNILQLLDAGLLVTVNSDDPTYFGGYLNENYEQLHQALGMNEAQLKALVINSFKASFLPETEKQQWIAKVDAL from the coding sequence ATGAGCATTTCCACATTAATAAAAACACTGCCAAAAACAGAGTTGCATCTGCATATCGAAGGCAGCCTCGAGCCTGCGCTGATGTGGCAGCTGGCCGGTAAGCATAATATCGACCTGCCTTACGATAGCGTGGCGGCTATTGAGGCGGCTTACCAGTTCAGTGATTTGCAGAGCTTTCTGGATATTTATTATGCCGGGGCGGATGTACTGCGTGATGAAGATGATTTTTATCAGCTGATGTGGGCTTATCTGAGTCGCTGCCGTGAAGAAAATATTGTGCATACTGAAATCATGTTCGACCCGCAAACTCATACAGAACGAGGTATAGGGTACGACATCTTTATGCCGGGTTTTTTGCGCGCTATTGAACAGGCCAAAACCGAGTGGGGCATCAGTGTTCAGCTTATTCTGTCTTTTTTGCGTCATTTAAGTGAAGAAGAAGCCTTTGATACGCTGGCTTTGGCAGAAACCTGGTACCCGCATATTAGTGCTATTGGCCTGGATAGCTCAGAGTTAGGCCATCCGCCGGAAAAATTTAAACGAGTGTTTGATAAAGTACGTGCGCTGGGCTTCAAGATCGTGGCTCACGCCGGGGAAGAAGGACCGGCCGACTATATCTGGCAGGCGCTGGATCTGTTACAGGTGGATCGTATAGACCATGGCGTGCGTTGTCAGGAAGATCCGGCTTTACTGGAGCGGGTAAAGCAAGAACAAATTCCGCTTACAGTTTGTCCGTTAAGCAATTTAAAGCTCAAAGTGATTGATGATATGCGCCAGCACAATATTTTGCAGCTGCTGGATGCCGGATTACTGGTTACTGTGAACTCAGATGATCCGACTTACTTTGGTGGCTACTTGAATGAAAACTACGAACAACTTCACCAGGCGCTAGGTATGAACGAAGCGCAACTCAAAGCGCTTGTGATAAACAGTTTTAAAGCGAGCTTTTTGCCTGAAACAGAAAAACAGCAGTGGATTGCGAAAGTTGACGCGTTGTAA
- a CDS encoding NCS2 family permease: MTSNLFERLFKLHANGTTVRTEVIAGLTTFAAMSYILVVNPGILGLSGMPVEGLITVTALSACIGTVLMALMTNYPIAMAPGMGLNAFFAFTICMTRDVPWDAALGIVFWNGILFLLLTLTGVRTKVAEAIPASLKVGVQCGIGLFIAFIGLKNAGLVVEHPATFVTLGDLSKPAVMLALAGILFTIVMVIKGVNGGILMSIVLLTAIGLITPVEDGYLTAHPEAIIGLPDSISSTWMAMDIWYPIENFGQTWDLIFALMFVNMFDTIGTLIGVSRKANLLDENGKLPRIGSAMNADATASIAGAALGTSPVTSYVESAAGVSAGGRTGLTSMVVAACFILSLFLTPVMKVIPLMATTPALLMVGILMMESIRQLDFDDLGALATASVALLAMPLTFSISEGIALGFITYVTVMLGTGKGKEVSKLTYALALLFLLRYVFDLK; this comes from the coding sequence ATGACATCCAACCTGTTTGAACGTTTATTTAAACTTCATGCCAACGGTACCACCGTTCGCACTGAAGTGATCGCCGGCCTGACCACCTTCGCCGCTATGTCTTATATTCTGGTCGTTAACCCGGGCATTCTTGGCCTGAGCGGCATGCCGGTCGAAGGGCTCATCACCGTCACAGCACTGTCGGCCTGTATTGGTACGGTTTTAATGGCGCTGATGACCAATTATCCAATAGCGATGGCCCCGGGCATGGGGCTGAATGCCTTCTTTGCGTTTACCATTTGTATGACCAGAGATGTGCCCTGGGACGCGGCGCTGGGTATTGTATTCTGGAACGGTATTCTATTTTTACTACTCACCCTGACCGGCGTACGTACTAAGGTCGCCGAAGCGATTCCAGCTTCACTGAAAGTCGGTGTGCAATGTGGAATTGGTCTTTTTATCGCGTTTATAGGTCTGAAAAATGCCGGCCTGGTAGTAGAGCACCCGGCGACATTCGTGACTCTGGGAGATCTGTCTAAGCCAGCGGTTATGCTAGCCCTGGCCGGTATTCTGTTTACTATCGTCATGGTTATTAAAGGCGTTAACGGCGGCATTTTGATGTCTATTGTACTGTTGACCGCCATCGGTCTGATTACGCCAGTGGAAGACGGCTACCTGACTGCGCATCCTGAAGCGATTATCGGCCTCCCGGACAGTATTTCATCGACCTGGATGGCCATGGACATCTGGTATCCGATAGAAAATTTCGGTCAGACCTGGGATCTGATTTTTGCCCTGATGTTTGTCAATATGTTCGATACTATCGGCACGCTGATTGGGGTGTCGCGCAAAGCCAACCTGCTGGATGAGAATGGTAAGCTGCCACGCATTGGCAGTGCCATGAATGCCGATGCTACCGCCAGTATTGCCGGCGCGGCCCTTGGTACGTCGCCGGTCACCAGCTATGTGGAGTCTGCCGCCGGCGTCTCAGCAGGCGGACGTACCGGTCTGACTTCAATGGTTGTGGCAGCCTGCTTTATTCTGTCGTTGTTTTTAACCCCGGTTATGAAGGTGATTCCGCTCATGGCCACCACTCCGGCTCTGTTGATGGTCGGTATTTTGATGATGGAATCGATTCGCCAGCTGGACTTTGATGATCTGGGCGCCCTGGCCACCGCTTCTGTCGCCTTGCTGGCAATGCCACTGACCTTCAGTATCAGTGAGGGTATTGCACTTGGCTTTATTACCTATGTCACTGTAATGCTGGGTACCGGTAAGGGCAAAGAGGTCAGCAAACTGACTTACGCACTGGCACTGCTGTTTCTGCTACGCTATGTGTTTGATCTGAAATAA
- the tpx gene encoding thiol peroxidase, with protein MATVTLQGNAMETVGELPAKGTQAPAFSLVQTDLSEIALADLAGKKVVLNIFPSIDTGTCAMSVRQFNEKAAGLDNTVVICVSADLPFAAGRFCGAEGIENVKTGSTFRSSFGEDYGVTFADGPLAGLTSRSVVVISENGEVVYTEQVGETADEPDYDAALAAL; from the coding sequence GTGGCAACAGTAACTTTACAAGGTAATGCAATGGAAACCGTTGGTGAACTGCCAGCGAAAGGCACGCAGGCACCCGCATTTTCTCTGGTACAAACTGATTTATCTGAGATTGCATTAGCTGATCTGGCCGGAAAAAAAGTCGTTCTGAATATCTTCCCGTCAATTGATACCGGCACCTGTGCGATGTCTGTTCGCCAGTTCAACGAAAAAGCAGCGGGCCTGGACAATACTGTCGTTATTTGTGTTTCTGCTGACCTGCCATTTGCAGCGGGCCGCTTCTGTGGTGCCGAAGGCATTGAGAATGTGAAAACCGGCTCAACATTCCGCAGCTCTTTCGGTGAAGATTACGGTGTGACATTTGCCGATGGCCCACTGGCAGGCCTGACCTCACGCTCTGTTGTAGTTATCAGCGAAAATGGTGAAGTGGTGTATACCGAACAGGTGGGTGAAACTGCTGATGAACCAGATTACGACGCAGCACTGGCAGCACTGTAA
- a CDS encoding DUF3862 domain-containing protein: protein MQIKAMCLAVMVVALAGCSKLNKENYDKLEMGMSQDAVEQILGSANSCDKSLGTMSCIWGTKDDKHIKVMFMSDKAVTFSYEKL from the coding sequence ATGCAAATCAAAGCAATGTGTCTGGCCGTTATGGTAGTTGCTCTGGCAGGCTGTTCAAAGCTGAACAAAGAGAACTATGACAAGCTGGAAATGGGCATGAGTCAGGATGCGGTAGAGCAGATTCTGGGGAGTGCAAACAGCTGTGATAAGTCGCTGGGTACGATGAGTTGTATATGGGGTACAAAAGACGATAAACACATCAAGGTTATGTTTATGTCAGATAAAGCGGTTACGTTTTCCTACGAAAAGCTGTAA
- the puuE gene encoding allantoinase PuuE, translating into MSNAYPRDLIGYGANPPHPHWPDDARIAVQFVLNYEEGGENSVLHGDTHSEIFLSEIIGAQPYADRHLSMESLYEYGSRAGFWRLHRLLTRYQVPTTVFGVTMALQRHPEAVQAMLDAGWEIASHAMRWIHFQDMDIETERRHIDEAIMLHESVTGSKPAGWYTGRTSPNTLKLIAERDDILYCADSYADDLPYYDLHYDKPLLMVPYTLDTNDMRFATPQGFNSAEQFFTYLKDAFDVLYEEGAEAPKMLSIGLHCRIVGRPARLAGLKRFIEYVQSHDKVWLATREQIARHWQSGFPAPGSEV; encoded by the coding sequence ATGAGTAACGCCTACCCACGGGATTTGATTGGTTACGGTGCCAACCCGCCACATCCGCACTGGCCGGATGATGCCCGGATTGCCGTTCAGTTTGTGCTGAATTATGAAGAAGGCGGTGAAAACAGTGTATTGCACGGCGACACCCATTCAGAAATTTTTCTGAGCGAAATTATCGGTGCTCAGCCCTATGCAGATCGTCACCTGAGCATGGAGTCGCTTTACGAATATGGTAGCCGTGCCGGATTCTGGCGTTTGCACCGGCTACTGACCCGGTATCAGGTACCCACCACGGTATTTGGCGTTACTATGGCTTTGCAACGCCACCCTGAAGCGGTGCAGGCGATGCTTGATGCCGGCTGGGAGATTGCCAGTCATGCCATGCGCTGGATTCATTTTCAGGATATGGATATTGAAACAGAACGTCGGCACATCGATGAGGCGATTATGCTGCATGAGTCAGTCACCGGCAGTAAACCCGCTGGCTGGTACACCGGGCGCACCAGCCCCAATACCCTGAAGCTTATCGCTGAGCGCGATGATATTCTGTATTGTGCCGATTCCTACGCTGACGACCTGCCTTATTACGATCTTCATTACGACAAGCCCCTGCTGATGGTGCCCTACACACTGGACACCAATGACATGCGCTTTGCCACGCCACAGGGATTTAACAGCGCTGAGCAATTTTTTACTTATCTCAAAGATGCTTTTGATGTGCTGTACGAAGAGGGGGCCGAGGCGCCCAAAATGCTATCGATAGGGTTGCATTGCCGTATAGTGGGGCGTCCGGCCCGTCTGGCTGGCCTGAAGCGGTTTATTGAGTATGTGCAAAGCCATGATAAAGTATGGCTGGCCACCCGGGAGCAAATTGCCCGCCACTGGCAGTCAGGTTTTCCAGCACCGGGTAGTGAAGTATAA
- a CDS encoding TetR family transcriptional regulator C-terminal domain-containing protein, which produces MTISRITDCTVGEKNKQVILKAAEKAFAQQGFKGTSVQQVADAASLPKTNVLYYFKTKQDLYQAVLEQTLSLWNSRFDAATEQDDPAETLADYISEKMEMSRTHPLLSKIFAMEIINGAPNLNPYFNDEHLSWMQGRVKIIEAWIAQGKMKPVDPHYLLYNIWASTQHYADFSTQITRLRGQRMKKVDFQNATRTLIAITLTGCGLTVPARYEETVA; this is translated from the coding sequence ATGACAATAAGCAGAATCACTGACTGCACGGTGGGTGAGAAAAATAAGCAGGTTATTTTGAAAGCCGCAGAAAAAGCATTTGCTCAGCAGGGTTTTAAAGGCACTTCGGTACAACAAGTTGCAGATGCCGCTAGTCTGCCCAAGACCAACGTATTGTATTATTTTAAGACCAAGCAGGATTTATATCAGGCAGTGCTTGAGCAAACACTGAGCCTGTGGAATTCTCGGTTTGATGCCGCTACCGAGCAGGACGATCCGGCTGAGACTCTGGCCGATTACATCAGCGAAAAAATGGAAATGTCCCGGACCCATCCTTTGCTGTCAAAGATTTTCGCAATGGAAATTATTAATGGCGCGCCTAATCTGAACCCCTACTTTAATGATGAGCATTTAAGCTGGATGCAGGGGCGTGTCAAAATTATCGAAGCCTGGATAGCGCAGGGGAAAATGAAACCGGTCGACCCTCATTATCTGTTGTATAACATCTGGGCAAGTACGCAGCATTATGCTGATTTTTCCACCCAGATCACCAGGCTACGCGGCCAGCGAATGAAAAAAGTCGATTTTCAGAATGCCACACGCACCCTGATAGCCATTACCCTGACCGGGTGCGGCCTCACTGTGCCGGCCAGATATGAGGAAACAGTCGCATGA
- the xdhA gene encoding xanthine dehydrogenase small subunit, producing MIRFLLNDTSMSLSAQDANQTVLSFLREQQKLTGTKEGCAAGDCGACTVVVAELSDAGHGLHYRSINSCIALMSSLHGKQLITVEHLKQGNTLHPVQQAMVDEHGSQCGFCTPGFVMSMFALYQQQQQAPGPINRHTVDYALSGNLCRCTGYRPIIDATLAACATPQSDQFARQRSATIDALNALHDDVDPLTSSGLLLPVSREQLAQCIAAHPDAPLVAGSTDLSLEITQQHRRFDTLISLSQIPALKQISVDSQRLRIGAACALSDIEKPLLTHFPQLQELFERFASLPVRNQATLGGNIANASPIGDMPPVMLALNATFVADNGNHVLRLPADEFFTGYRQTTLPPGYWLSAIDIPLLGEQQRLAAFKVSKRTEDDISAVCAVFNVAIDNDGIVTGVATGFGGVAATPVSATALAHAITGKPLTDAQTLQAGKVALKSAFSPIDDVRATARYRNQLAENLWHRFWLQQQTSSTIETRVNYHA from the coding sequence ATGATTCGCTTTTTATTAAACGACACTTCAATGTCGCTGTCAGCGCAGGATGCGAATCAGACAGTGCTGTCCTTTTTACGCGAACAACAAAAACTGACCGGCACCAAAGAAGGATGTGCAGCCGGCGACTGTGGTGCCTGCACCGTGGTGGTAGCTGAACTGAGTGATGCCGGGCACGGTCTGCATTACCGCTCTATCAATAGCTGTATTGCGCTTATGTCTTCGCTACATGGCAAACAGCTGATTACGGTAGAGCACCTCAAACAGGGCAACACCCTGCATCCGGTGCAACAGGCCATGGTGGATGAGCATGGTTCACAATGTGGTTTTTGTACGCCCGGCTTTGTGATGTCGATGTTCGCGTTATATCAACAACAGCAACAAGCGCCTGGCCCCATCAACCGTCATACTGTTGATTATGCGCTATCCGGTAACCTGTGTCGCTGTACCGGTTACCGGCCTATTATTGACGCGACTCTGGCAGCGTGCGCTACGCCACAAAGCGACCAGTTTGCCCGTCAGCGTTCTGCCACTATCGATGCGTTAAACGCCCTGCACGATGATGTCGATCCCCTTACTTCAAGCGGTTTGCTTCTACCTGTCAGTCGGGAGCAACTCGCTCAGTGTATCGCAGCTCATCCTGATGCCCCGCTGGTGGCGGGCAGCACAGACCTGAGCCTGGAAATTACCCAGCAACATCGCCGCTTTGATACCCTGATCAGTTTGAGTCAGATACCCGCTCTTAAACAAATCAGTGTCGATAGCCAACGATTACGTATTGGCGCAGCATGTGCCCTGAGCGATATCGAAAAGCCCCTGTTAACCCACTTTCCTCAGCTACAGGAGCTGTTTGAACGCTTTGCCTCACTGCCGGTACGTAATCAGGCAACGCTAGGCGGCAATATTGCTAACGCCTCGCCTATCGGCGATATGCCGCCGGTCATGCTGGCACTAAACGCAACCTTTGTTGCCGATAATGGCAATCATGTTCTGCGCTTGCCGGCTGACGAGTTTTTCACCGGTTACCGGCAAACCACCCTGCCCCCCGGTTACTGGCTCAGTGCCATTGACATCCCTTTGTTAGGCGAACAACAGCGGCTTGCTGCATTTAAAGTCTCTAAACGAACCGAAGATGATATTTCTGCGGTCTGCGCGGTGTTTAATGTTGCTATTGATAATGATGGCATTGTTACTGGCGTAGCCACGGGGTTTGGTGGTGTGGCAGCAACCCCAGTTAGCGCAACTGCGCTGGCTCACGCCATTACCGGTAAACCCCTGACGGATGCGCAGACATTACAAGCAGGGAAAGTCGCACTGAAATCGGCCTTTTCACCTATTGATGATGTTCGTGCCACCGCGCGCTATCGCAACCAGCTGGCGGAAAATTTATGGCACCGATTCTGGTTACAACAGCAAACCTCTTCCACCATTGAAACACGGGTGAACTACCATGCGTAA
- the xdhB gene encoding xanthine dehydrogenase molybdopterin binding subunit, protein MRKLIDSAPAGADASALHKPSKHESAIRQVAGQARYVDDLPEPQNIAHAAVGVSQCASGVLQSVTLDAVRHSPGVIDVITVNDIPGHKDIGPVFEGDPILADGEIKCYAQPVFAVLADTVDNARRAALLGDIKVQQSAAILTVAEALAAQSHVRPPHEFHRGASTDALRNCDLQVSGTLSIGAQEHMYLEGQVSLAIPEEDDRMLIYTSSQHPSEVQKLVAEVLGVGLHKVTVDMRRMGGGFGGKETQAAQWACLAAVLASRTGRAVKLRLPRSQDMQVTGKRHPFENKYRVGFDEQGVIKASEFEVNGNCGHSPDLSDAIVDRAMFHVDNGYFLGQSKVTGNRLKTNMVSHTAYRGFGGPQGMIMAESMIDKIARRLGEDPLTIRKRNLYGEDTGNTTPYGMPIEHNLLPELISQLETTSDYWSRREAIRAFNATSPVVKKGLALTPVKFGISFTAKHLNQAGALVHIYTDGTIQVNHGGTEMGQGLHTKIAQIAAHEFGVPLDMIEVTSTRTDKVPNTSPTAASSGTDLNGKAVQNACITLKQRLAALFGEQLGLPAEDTCFRNGELHIQGNSIEFVSLIQQAYLERISLSATGYYKTPKIFYDRDTGSGRPFFYFAYGAAVSEVSVDTLTGEYKVSQVDILHDVGASLNPAIDKGQIEGAFIQGMGWLTTEDMRWNEEGRIISNNMATYKIPAIGDTPTAFHVELFNRPNAEDSIYHSKAVGEPPFMLGISVWCALKDAISSLSGYREDPQLDTPATPERVLDAVMQAQAVVL, encoded by the coding sequence ATGCGTAAACTTATTGATTCAGCACCAGCGGGCGCTGATGCCAGCGCACTTCATAAGCCCAGCAAGCATGAAAGTGCAATCAGGCAGGTAGCCGGACAGGCACGCTATGTTGATGACCTACCCGAACCTCAGAACATCGCCCATGCTGCCGTTGGCGTGAGTCAGTGCGCCAGCGGCGTTCTGCAATCAGTGACGCTTGATGCGGTGCGCCACAGTCCTGGCGTGATAGATGTTATTACCGTGAACGATATTCCTGGCCACAAAGATATTGGTCCGGTATTCGAAGGCGACCCGATTCTGGCCGACGGGGAAATCAAATGTTATGCCCAGCCGGTATTTGCGGTGCTCGCTGATACTGTAGATAACGCCAGACGGGCCGCACTACTGGGCGATATTAAAGTGCAGCAAAGCGCTGCGATACTGACCGTGGCTGAGGCGCTGGCAGCTCAATCGCATGTGCGTCCGCCCCATGAGTTTCATCGCGGAGCGTCAACAGACGCCCTGCGCAACTGCGACCTACAGGTCAGCGGAACGCTGTCGATCGGCGCTCAGGAGCATATGTACCTGGAAGGTCAGGTGTCGCTGGCAATTCCTGAAGAAGACGACCGCATGCTGATTTACACCAGCTCCCAGCACCCCAGCGAAGTACAAAAACTGGTTGCTGAGGTGCTCGGTGTCGGCCTGCACAAGGTGACCGTGGATATGCGGCGCATGGGCGGCGGCTTTGGCGGTAAGGAGACTCAGGCGGCGCAGTGGGCGTGCCTGGCTGCGGTACTGGCCAGTCGAACCGGCCGGGCAGTGAAACTACGCCTGCCGCGTAGTCAGGATATGCAGGTCACCGGCAAACGTCACCCGTTTGAAAATAAGTATCGGGTTGGCTTTGATGAACAGGGAGTGATTAAAGCCAGTGAATTTGAGGTTAACGGAAACTGTGGACACTCACCGGATTTATCCGATGCCATTGTTGATCGCGCCATGTTCCATGTCGACAATGGTTACTTTTTAGGGCAAAGCAAAGTCACTGGCAACCGGCTTAAAACCAATATGGTGTCACATACTGCTTACCGGGGTTTTGGTGGCCCCCAGGGCATGATTATGGCTGAGTCCATGATTGATAAAATAGCCCGGCGTCTGGGTGAAGATCCGCTGACCATCAGAAAACGCAATCTGTATGGTGAGGATACCGGCAACACTACGCCATACGGTATGCCAATTGAACACAACCTGCTGCCTGAGCTTATTAGTCAGCTTGAAACAACCAGTGATTATTGGTCACGTCGTGAAGCGATCCGGGCATTTAATGCAACCAGTCCGGTAGTCAAAAAAGGCCTGGCCCTGACACCGGTCAAATTTGGAATCTCTTTTACCGCCAAACACTTAAATCAGGCAGGCGCTCTGGTGCACATTTATACTGACGGTACCATTCAGGTAAACCATGGCGGTACCGAAATGGGCCAGGGCCTGCACACCAAAATTGCCCAGATCGCGGCTCACGAATTTGGTGTACCGCTGGACATGATTGAAGTGACATCAACGCGTACCGACAAAGTACCCAATACATCTCCTACCGCAGCATCGTCGGGCACCGATCTGAACGGCAAAGCCGTACAAAATGCCTGCATCACACTGAAGCAAAGACTGGCGGCACTGTTTGGAGAGCAACTTGGCCTGCCGGCCGAAGATACCTGTTTTCGCAATGGCGAGCTGCATATTCAGGGTAACAGTATTGAGTTTGTCAGTCTGATACAACAAGCGTATCTGGAGCGGATTTCGCTGTCGGCCACTGGCTATTACAAAACGCCCAAAATATTTTACGACAGGGACACCGGCAGTGGTCGGCCGTTTTTCTATTTTGCCTACGGCGCGGCGGTTAGTGAAGTCAGCGTCGATACCCTGACCGGCGAGTATAAAGTCTCTCAGGTGGACATTCTGCACGATGTGGGAGCCAGCCTGAACCCGGCGATTGATAAAGGTCAGATTGAGGGCGCGTTTATTCAGGGAATGGGCTGGCTGACCACCGAGGACATGCGCTGGAATGAAGAAGGCCGCATCATCAGCAATAATATGGCCACCTACAAAATACCGGCCATCGGTGATACCCCCACCGCTTTTCATGTTGAACTGTTTAACCGGCCCAATGCCGAGGACAGTATTTATCATTCAAAAGCCGTGGGCGAGCCTCCGTTTATGCTGGGCATTTCGGTCTGGTGTGCGCTCAAAGATGCGATCAGTAGCCTGTCCGGCTACCGTGAGGATCCACAACTCGACACCCCGGCCACGCCGGAGCGCGTGCTCGATGCGGTGATGCAGGCGCAGGCGGTGGTGTTATGA
- the xdhC gene encoding xanthine dehydrogenase accessory protein XdhC, translating to MRPDTWFDALHRCQQMGESYVLITVLSVAGSTPREAGAKMVVTADSQYDTIGGGHLEHAVIAQAREQLAGAVMHGQPAPLIESFPLSAKLGQCCGGAAKILFEVKACHGQHVTVFGAGHVAKALVPLLAQLPLQITWVDSRQAMFDNLSISSNVHIVVDDEPESVLPRIPANSWLLVLTHNHQLDYQIVEDALRKFSFEFVGMIGSDTKARRFLTRLTHRGLTDRQLSRLISPVGDLSVPGKRPVEVAVSITAQLIKRLHSNAVTEADITLTTRTRESHDA from the coding sequence ATGAGACCTGACACCTGGTTTGACGCCCTGCACCGCTGCCAGCAAATGGGTGAAAGCTATGTCTTGATTACCGTGCTCAGTGTGGCCGGTTCTACACCCCGCGAAGCGGGCGCTAAAATGGTAGTCACCGCCGATAGTCAGTATGACACGATCGGCGGCGGCCATCTGGAGCATGCGGTTATCGCTCAGGCCCGCGAACAGCTGGCCGGCGCGGTAATGCATGGACAGCCTGCCCCCCTCATAGAGTCATTCCCCCTAAGTGCAAAACTGGGCCAGTGTTGTGGCGGCGCAGCAAAAATTTTGTTTGAGGTAAAAGCCTGCCACGGTCAGCATGTCACTGTGTTTGGTGCAGGACATGTGGCCAAGGCTCTGGTGCCCCTGCTTGCACAACTGCCTTTGCAAATAACCTGGGTAGACAGCCGCCAGGCCATGTTCGACAATCTCAGTATCTCTTCCAATGTGCACATTGTGGTGGATGACGAGCCAGAGTCGGTACTGCCGCGTATTCCGGCAAACAGCTGGCTGTTGGTGCTCACCCATAATCATCAGCTGGACTATCAGATTGTGGAAGATGCCCTGCGCAAATTTTCCTTTGAATTTGTAGGCATGATTGGCTCTGATACTAAAGCCAGACGTTTTTTAACCCGCCTGACACACCGCGGGCTGACCGACCGCCAACTGAGCCGGCTGATATCGCCGGTCGGTGATTTGTCGGTACCGGGTAAGCGCCCGGTTGAGGTTGCGGTGTCTATCACCGCTCAGCTTATCAAACGTTTGCACAGTAACGCAGTGACTGAGGCAGATATAACACTGACCACCAGAACCCGGGAATCTCATGACGCCTGA
- the uraD gene encoding 2-oxo-4-hydroxy-4-carboxy-5-ureidoimidazoline decarboxylase gives MTPEQLNQCSTAQATEWFMQTNTASRWVQRMVDSRPFIDKAQVKSQAQQHWQAMDNADFLEAFEGHPMIGDISTLRKKFAATQTLASHEQSSTSHASEAVLQELKALNHAYLDRHGFIFIICASGLSAQTMLDALKARLDRPTDEEIKTAAQHQLNITLLRIDNGLSD, from the coding sequence ATGACGCCTGAACAGTTAAATCAATGCAGTACAGCACAGGCCACCGAGTGGTTTATGCAAACCAACACGGCCTCTCGCTGGGTACAGCGCATGGTCGACAGCCGCCCGTTTATTGACAAAGCACAGGTGAAATCACAGGCTCAGCAACACTGGCAGGCGATGGACAACGCCGATTTTCTGGAAGCCTTTGAAGGTCACCCGATGATCGGTGATATCAGCACATTGCGCAAAAAATTTGCTGCCACCCAGACGCTGGCTTCCCACGAGCAAAGCAGCACATCACATGCCAGTGAGGCGGTGTTGCAAGAATTAAAAGCTCTGAATCATGCATATCTGGACAGGCACGGCTTTATATTTATTATTTGCGCCAGCGGCCTGAGTGCCCAAACCATGCTTGATGCTCTGAAAGCCAGGCTTGACCGGCCTACTGATGAAGAAATAAAAACCGCAGCACAGCATCAGCTGAATATAACCCTGCTACGGATTGACAACGGATTATCAGATTAA
- the uraH gene encoding hydroxyisourate hydrolase: protein MHSLSSHVLDTTAGKPVANLTITLYTPDGDTIKGTTDNDGRCKDWGDTRFHPGEYRLRFHCADYLLKTHGDTFYPFVDISFILGNDTSHYHVPLLISPFGFSSYRGS from the coding sequence ATGCATTCTCTGTCCAGTCATGTGCTTGATACCACCGCCGGTAAGCCGGTGGCAAACTTGACCATTACCTTGTACACCCCCGATGGTGACACCATAAAGGGGACCACCGACAATGACGGCCGGTGTAAAGACTGGGGCGACACCCGGTTTCACCCCGGCGAGTATCGTCTGCGCTTTCATTGCGCTGACTATTTATTAAAAACTCACGGCGATACCTTTTATCCGTTCGTGGACATCAGCTTTATTCTGGGAAATGACACCAGCCACTACCATGTGCCCCTGCTCATTTCCCCGTTTGGTTTTAGCAGTTACCGAGGCAGTTAG